From Diadema setosum chromosome 5, eeDiaSeto1, whole genome shotgun sequence, the proteins below share one genomic window:
- the LOC140228415 gene encoding uncharacterized protein, producing MSAKPPTLGTEKGNRVMMWCVPRSISSAFVKCLSAISHTEVWFEPYTFSNLGRIEYKHHTNEDIPTEYDGNEKAFQKAAALLEIMAHTKFEPDRLPYTSVKRGLEMSASKNVIAKDMGSALTENYYQFIPEGFKHTFLIRHPLRYIRSYRMAVYKHFSGLGQLTGEAVDEKKYDLERDDKFFPPGCCMKELYDLWKYVRENIDSDPIVIDADDLLTKPAEYLKAYCDKVGLPYSESLLKWDASTDSLKSWKAAGDNLVLDAVNFFGRAMRSSEFSSPSKFPDRDQLTPDVVRCSDRVMKYYEEMYRHKLVLL from the exons ATGTCAGCCAAACCACCAACTCTTGGGACAGAGAAAGGCAATAGAGTCATGATGTGGTGTGTACCAAGGTCGATATCATCCGCATTTGTCAAATGTTTGAGTGCTATTTCCCATACAGAAGTATGGTTTGAACCGTACACGTTCAGCAACTTGGGAAGGATTGAATACAAACACCATACAAACGAAGACATCCCAACGGAGTATGACGGGAATGAGAAGGCGTTCCAGAAGGCAGCAGCATTGTTGGAAATCATGGCTCACACCAAGTTTGAGCCGGACCGCCTCCC GTACACTTCGGTGAAAAGAGGGCTAGAGATGTCGGCGAGCAAGAATGTGATTGCCAAGGATATGGGATCTGCACTGACTGAAAATTATTACCAGTTTATTCCGGAAGGCTTCAAACACACATTCCTCATTCGCCACCCACTCCGCTATATTCGGTCCTATAGGATGGCAGTGTACAAACACTTCTCCGGACTCGGACAGTTAACTGGTGAAGCCGTAGACGAAAAGAAATACGATCTCGAACGCGACGACAAGTTCTTCCCACCAGGTTGTTGTATGAAGGAGCTTTACGACCTCTGGAAGTATGTCAGAGAAAATATCGATAGCGATCCAATCGTGATCGATGCTGATGATCTCCTGACCAAGCCGGCAGAATACTTGAAAGCGTATTGCGACAAGGTAGGGCTCCCTTATAGCGAGTCCCTCCTCAAATGGGATGCTTCCACAGATTCCCTCAAGTCATGGAAAGCGGCTGGGGATAACCTTGTTCTTGATGCTGTCAATTTCTTCGGGAGGGCGATGAGGAGCAGCGAATTTTCCTCACCAAGTAAATTTCCCGACCGCGATCAACTTACCCCTGACGTCGTGAGGTGTTCGGACAGGGTGATGAAGTATTATGAAGAAATGTACAGGCACAAATTGGTTCTTCTGTAA